A window from Sinanaerobacter sp. ZZT-01 encodes these proteins:
- a CDS encoding sigma-54 interaction domain-containing protein → MIEKSSFREMNESILLDLMLNATNEAIVVINKNGIIEILSDAYADYLKIRKEDAIGKHVCDVIENTRLHIVLKTRKPEIAQMQHINGQNMIATRMPIMKGGKIIGVFGRVLFKNLKELHGLYTRINEIEQELSLYKNKFGKINAAKYVIDDLIGDGETMTALKETIRRIAKNNSNVLIFGESGTGKELFAHAIHNASKRSQHPLICLNCASIPENLLESELFGYEEGSFTGAQKGGRSGLFHAANKGTLFLDEIGDLPMQMQVKLLRVLQDKEIQKIGSHVKEKIDVRILAATNKNLYELIDQEQFRSDLFYRLNVISITIPPLRERREDIPLLVNSLIEKLSQKEGVPVQGISSRAMEYLKRYDWPGNVRELENILERAINFIDDDLIIKTKHLHNKLTGIPCDEISKTLKNILEETERLTIVNAMMQNNSKKSVVAKKLGISRTSLYEKLEKYNINFES, encoded by the coding sequence ATGATTGAAAAAAGCAGTTTTAGAGAAATGAATGAAAGTATTTTGCTGGATTTAATGCTAAATGCCACCAATGAAGCCATTGTAGTCATAAATAAGAACGGTATCATAGAAATTCTCAGTGATGCCTACGCTGATTATTTAAAAATAAGAAAAGAAGATGCCATCGGAAAACATGTATGTGATGTCATTGAAAATACGAGACTTCACATTGTTTTAAAAACGCGTAAGCCAGAAATCGCACAAATGCAGCATATTAACGGCCAAAACATGATTGCTACTCGTATGCCTATTATGAAGGGCGGCAAAATTATTGGCGTTTTCGGAAGAGTATTATTTAAAAATTTAAAAGAACTTCATGGATTATACACGCGGATTAACGAAATAGAACAAGAGCTTTCTTTATATAAAAACAAATTTGGTAAAATCAATGCCGCTAAATATGTGATAGACGATTTAATTGGGGATGGTGAAACAATGACTGCCTTAAAAGAAACCATCCGCCGAATTGCTAAGAACAATTCCAACGTCTTGATTTTCGGAGAAAGCGGAACGGGAAAAGAACTCTTTGCACATGCAATTCACAATGCAAGCAAACGAAGCCAACACCCACTAATTTGTCTGAACTGTGCATCAATACCGGAAAATCTTCTAGAATCTGAACTTTTTGGATATGAAGAAGGATCTTTTACGGGAGCTCAAAAAGGAGGTCGCTCCGGTCTGTTTCACGCTGCCAATAAAGGAACTTTGTTTTTAGATGAAATCGGCGACCTTCCTATGCAAATGCAGGTGAAACTTCTTCGTGTTCTTCAAGATAAAGAAATTCAAAAAATCGGATCACATGTAAAAGAGAAGATCGACGTTCGTATTCTTGCTGCAACCAATAAAAATCTTTATGAGCTGATCGATCAGGAGCAATTTCGCTCTGACTTATTTTACCGTTTAAATGTTATCAGCATTACGATTCCTCCGTTACGAGAGCGAAGAGAAGATATCCCACTTTTGGTCAATTCTTTAATTGAGAAGCTTTCTCAAAAGGAAGGTGTCCCCGTTCAGGGCATCTCAAGCCGTGCAATGGAATATCTAAAGCGTTACGACTGGCCAGGTAATGTCCGTGAACTGGAAAACATTTTAGAACGAGCAATTAACTTTATCGATGATGATTTAATTATAAAAACAAAGCACCTGCATAATAAATTAACCGGTATCCCGTGCGACGAAATCAGCAAAACACTTAAAAACATCTTGGAAGAAACGGAACGTTTAACAATCGTGAATGCCATGATGCAGAATAATAGTAAAAAATCTGTTGTTGCCAAGAAGCTGGGAATCAGCCGCACCAGTCTTTATGAAAAGTTGGAAAAATATAATATTAACTTTGAATCATAA
- a CDS encoding CoA transferase subunit A translates to MKQKITTATQAVDAIQDGAVIMIGGFLGTGTPENLIDALVAKGVKDLTIIGNDGGLPGRGICKLLEANMVKKLIASHVGMTKIVAEQKNSGALELELVPQGSLAEKVRAGGFGLGGILTPTGVGTMVAEGKETLTVNGVEYLLEVPLKADFALIRAFKCDEFGNSIYTKTTRNFNPLMASAAEHVIVGTEEIVKIGDIDPDDVVTPGIFVDYIVGGEKPWEI, encoded by the coding sequence ATGAAACAAAAAATCACAACTGCTACCCAAGCCGTTGATGCCATTCAAGATGGTGCTGTCATCATGATAGGCGGATTTCTCGGAACGGGAACTCCAGAAAATTTAATTGACGCCTTGGTAGCAAAAGGAGTAAAAGATTTAACCATAATCGGAAATGACGGCGGTCTGCCCGGACGTGGAATCTGTAAATTGCTCGAAGCAAATATGGTAAAAAAGTTAATTGCATCTCATGTCGGAATGACCAAAATCGTTGCGGAACAAAAAAATTCAGGTGCGCTTGAATTAGAATTGGTCCCACAAGGTTCTTTAGCAGAAAAAGTACGTGCAGGCGGATTCGGTCTTGGTGGAATCTTAACACCAACCGGTGTTGGTACTATGGTTGCTGAGGGTAAAGAAACTTTGACCGTTAATGGTGTTGAATATCTTCTTGAAGTTCCTCTAAAAGCAGACTTTGCACTTATTCGTGCTTTTAAATGCGATGAATTTGGAAATAGTATATATACAAAAACAACAAGGAACTTTAATCCTCTGATGGCTTCTGCTGCAGAGCATGTCATTGTAGGAACGGAAGAAATTGTAAAGATTGGTGACATCGATCCTGATGACGTGGTGACACCTGGTATCTTTGTAGATTACATTGTAGGAGGTGAAAAACCATGGGAGATATAA
- the spoIIAA gene encoding anti-sigma F factor antagonist — translation MKLTSEITESSLIVRLEGELDHHSAAEVRAKIDQMIDTSERKNLIFSFQGVTFMDSAGIGVVMGRYNKMKEIGGKVMVSECNDYAKRILEMSGLFTIAPYCGTVEQAIKTCGEMQSHME, via the coding sequence ATGAAATTAACATCAGAGATAACGGAAAGCAGTTTGATTGTTCGACTAGAAGGCGAACTCGATCATCATTCTGCCGCTGAAGTCAGAGCAAAAATTGACCAAATGATTGACACCTCAGAAAGAAAGAACCTCATTTTTTCTTTTCAGGGTGTCACCTTTATGGATAGCGCAGGCATTGGAGTAGTTATGGGTCGGTATAACAAAATGAAAGAAATAGGCGGAAAAGTTATGGTTTCGGAATGTAATGACTATGCAAAGCGTATATTAGAAATGTCGGGGCTTTTTACCATTGCACCTTACTGCGGAACGGTGGAACAAGCTATAAAAACTTGCGGTGAAATGCAATCTCATATGGAGTAG
- a CDS encoding DNA topoisomerase 3, with translation MKLVIAEKPSVAKEIARVIGASKKENGFFSGGEYLVSWCVGHLVETVMPEAYNAEYRKWNIFDLPIIPNEWKYKVTEATQSQFQILKNLMDLEKVTEIICATDAGREGELIFRLVYYQAACRKPFQRLWISSMETKAIKEGFEKLKEGTKYDRLYQAALARMQADWLVGINFSRLFGCLSYTNLNVGRVQTPTINLMVERQRAIDQFDAKPYYILTADCKEFTATNRVETEQESKRILEKCNGRDAFVSSLTKSPVKENPPALYDLTTLQRDANKLLGFSAQKTLDYTQNLYEKKLVTYPRTDSRYLTSDMGDTTMQILRGILSASYLKEETRALYKDQVLELDRLINDKKVTDHHAILPTIEASKVKVKMTPEEGSVFLLIVYRLLEAAYLPHEYIKTEIALSIEGEAFKASGRQITEDGFKQIHRQLAETLQERTKKKKKKSEKEDQILPQLSEGDCIPKVKITSKENKTSPPKPYTEDTLLSAMENAMKTLEDEKLKKEVSGAGLGTPATRAGIIEKIIKTQFIERKGKKLIPTEKAYRLVETVPEKVKSAQLTAEWEQKLEWIYKGELQAEVFLSEIESFVEEIIHTYQAKVDERGREIIGCCPRCGKNIYEGKVNYYCETGRECNFVIWKKDRFFEERRKPLTKPMVEAFLKKGRIKAANLYSKKKDCYYTAYIIMVDTGEYVNFRLYFPS, from the coding sequence TTGAAGCTTGTAATTGCAGAAAAGCCTAGTGTGGCAAAAGAGATCGCAAGAGTCATTGGAGCCTCTAAGAAGGAAAACGGTTTTTTTTCAGGCGGAGAATATTTGGTTTCATGGTGTGTGGGTCATTTGGTTGAGACGGTTATGCCAGAAGCTTATAATGCAGAGTACCGGAAATGGAATATTTTTGATTTACCGATCATTCCAAATGAATGGAAGTATAAGGTAACGGAAGCGACACAAAGTCAGTTCCAAATCCTGAAAAATTTAATGGATTTAGAAAAGGTAACAGAGATTATCTGTGCAACAGATGCAGGACGTGAAGGGGAGTTGATTTTTCGTCTTGTTTATTATCAGGCTGCTTGCAGAAAGCCATTTCAAAGGCTGTGGATTAGTTCAATGGAGACAAAAGCGATCAAAGAAGGGTTTGAGAAATTAAAAGAGGGAACAAAGTATGACCGTCTATATCAAGCAGCCTTGGCAAGAATGCAGGCAGATTGGCTGGTGGGCATCAACTTTTCGAGACTGTTTGGTTGCCTTTCTTATACGAATCTGAATGTAGGCAGGGTACAGACGCCTACCATTAATCTTATGGTAGAACGTCAAAGAGCGATTGATCAATTTGATGCAAAACCGTATTATATATTAACTGCAGATTGCAAAGAGTTTACTGCGACAAATCGTGTGGAAACCGAGCAGGAAAGCAAGCGGATTTTAGAAAAGTGCAATGGAAGAGATGCGTTCGTGTCCTCATTGACAAAGTCGCCGGTGAAAGAGAATCCTCCGGCTTTGTATGACTTGACAACTTTGCAGAGAGATGCGAATAAGTTATTGGGATTTTCAGCGCAAAAAACCTTAGATTATACCCAAAATCTTTATGAAAAAAAGTTAGTAACCTATCCGAGAACCGATAGCCGATATCTTACCTCGGATATGGGGGATACAACGATGCAAATTCTACGAGGCATTCTAAGTGCTTCTTATTTGAAGGAAGAAACGAGAGCGCTGTATAAGGATCAGGTTTTGGAGCTAGATCGCTTGATTAATGATAAAAAAGTAACGGATCATCATGCAATTTTACCAACAATAGAAGCCTCCAAAGTCAAAGTGAAAATGACACCGGAGGAAGGAAGTGTTTTCCTTTTAATTGTATACCGTTTGCTGGAAGCGGCCTATCTTCCTCATGAATATATTAAAACAGAGATCGCATTATCTATCGAAGGAGAAGCATTTAAAGCATCTGGCCGACAGATTACAGAGGATGGATTTAAGCAGATTCACAGACAATTAGCGGAAACATTGCAAGAAAGAACAAAAAAGAAAAAGAAGAAAAGTGAAAAGGAAGATCAAATTTTACCTCAATTGTCGGAAGGAGATTGCATTCCTAAAGTAAAGATTACCTCTAAAGAAAACAAGACAAGTCCTCCAAAACCTTATACAGAGGATACACTTCTTTCTGCAATGGAAAATGCAATGAAAACATTAGAAGATGAAAAATTGAAAAAAGAAGTTTCCGGTGCAGGACTTGGAACTCCGGCTACCAGAGCAGGGATTATTGAAAAGATTATAAAGACACAATTTATTGAACGAAAAGGGAAAAAATTGATTCCGACTGAAAAAGCTTACCGTCTGGTCGAGACTGTACCCGAAAAAGTAAAAAGCGCACAGCTCACTGCAGAATGGGAGCAGAAATTAGAATGGATTTACAAAGGTGAATTGCAGGCAGAAGTATTTCTTTCAGAGATCGAATCCTTTGTCGAGGAAATCATACATACCTACCAAGCAAAGGTAGATGAGAGAGGGCGTGAAATCATTGGGTGCTGTCCTCGATGCGGAAAAAATATCTACGAAGGGAAAGTCAATTATTATTGTGAGACCGGAAGAGAGTGCAATTTTGTAATTTGGAAAAAAGATCGCTTCTTCGAAGAAAGAAGAAAGCCGTTAACGAAGCCAATGGTCGAAGCTTTCTTAAAGAAAGGCCGCATTAAGGCAGCGAATCTTTACTCGAAAAAGAAAGATTGCTATTACACAGCATACATCATTATGGTTGATACAGGGGAGTATGTGAATTTTCGTTTATACTTTCCGTCCTGA
- a CDS encoding GntP family permease, producing MIGVIGIIISLFLLMYLAYRGWSVILIAPVLACLAASFAIFDGGSFHMLATYTEKFMPALAGYIKAYFPMFLLGAVFGKVMDVSGSANAIAEFITTKIGKGKEIWAVVLSCAVITYGGVSLFVAAFAIYPIGAALFREADIPKRILPPAIALGAFTFTMTAIPGTPQIQNAIPMTFFGTDAFAAPILGIVAALIMLFGGMFWLTHVEKKAKAAGEGYGDHKNENLQIMDPQYLPSFVTSITPIIVVIVANFAFSKWILPSFDSSYLETDYDTSFKAVSGTWSLILALILGVALVILFNYKRFDKGVVECLKDGVQGSFLAVMNTASEVGYGNVIKTLAGFSLVAAGMLSISDNPLIGEAISSSVLAGITGSASGGLSIALATFSEQFIARASELGISPEVLHRVASVACGGLDTLPHNGAVITLLNVTGMTHKECYGNIGMCTVVIPAISCVAIIILGSMGIV from the coding sequence ATGATAGGTGTTATTGGTATTATTATTTCTCTCTTCTTATTGATGTACCTCGCTTATAGAGGTTGGTCTGTAATCTTAATCGCCCCTGTATTGGCTTGCTTAGCTGCGTCATTTGCAATTTTTGATGGCGGCAGCTTCCACATGCTTGCAACGTATACAGAAAAATTTATGCCGGCTTTGGCAGGCTATATTAAGGCGTACTTCCCTATGTTTTTACTCGGTGCAGTTTTCGGAAAAGTAATGGACGTTTCCGGCTCTGCAAATGCGATTGCTGAATTCATTACCACAAAAATCGGAAAAGGTAAAGAAATCTGGGCAGTCGTACTATCCTGTGCTGTTATTACCTACGGTGGCGTTTCTTTGTTCGTTGCTGCATTCGCAATTTATCCAATCGGTGCTGCATTATTTAGAGAAGCTGATATTCCAAAGAGAATATTACCACCGGCGATTGCACTTGGCGCATTTACCTTTACGATGACAGCCATCCCAGGTACTCCGCAAATTCAAAATGCAATTCCTATGACTTTCTTTGGTACGGATGCATTTGCTGCTCCTATCCTCGGTATCGTGGCAGCACTCATCATGCTTTTCGGAGGCATGTTCTGGTTAACACATGTTGAGAAAAAAGCAAAAGCAGCCGGAGAAGGATATGGCGATCATAAAAATGAAAATCTGCAAATAATGGATCCACAATATTTACCTTCGTTTGTTACTTCTATTACTCCTATTATCGTTGTCATTGTAGCAAACTTCGCTTTTTCAAAATGGATTCTACCAAGCTTTGACTCTTCTTATTTGGAAACAGATTACGATACAAGCTTTAAGGCCGTTTCCGGTACATGGAGTCTGATTCTTGCTCTTATTTTAGGCGTAGCACTTGTTATCCTCTTTAACTATAAGAGGTTTGATAAAGGTGTTGTTGAATGTCTGAAAGATGGTGTGCAAGGCTCTTTCCTAGCAGTTATGAATACCGCTTCTGAGGTGGGTTACGGTAATGTAATTAAAACATTAGCAGGGTTCAGCTTAGTTGCCGCTGGTATGTTGAGTATTTCAGACAACCCGTTAATTGGTGAAGCAATTTCTTCCTCCGTGCTTGCCGGCATTACAGGATCTGCTTCCGGTGGTTTAAGTATCGCTTTGGCAACATTCTCTGAACAATTTATAGCACGGGCAAGCGAACTGGGTATTAGCCCTGAAGTTCTTCACCGTGTAGCTTCCGTTGCATGCGGAGGACTTGATACACTGCCTCACAATGGTGCAGTAATTACTTTATTAAACGTAACTGGTATGACTCACAAGGAATGCTATGGAAACATTGGTATGTGTACCGTAGTTATCCCGGCAATCTCCTGCGTTGCTATTATTATTCTTGGTTCTATGGGCATTGTTTAA
- the thiI gene encoding tRNA uracil 4-sulfurtransferase ThiI, which yields MSDKRNTYIVRCGEVALKGMNKPYFERMLVDRIRKIMKKFQDIEVRREEGLIFVKTPDSLNKDIVTGEISRVFGVASISPAVEIDISEGDAEEILDKIGQEAVSYMLGLIKEKGIQTFKVDAKRANKAFPIESPQIGRIIGAKILIGCKVLKVDVHKPDCKLFISVRREKAYVFEQKVSGFGGLPLGTNGKGMVLLSGGIDSPVAAFMMAKRGMMIEAVHFHSYPYTSERAWDKVQDLARIVAGYCGRIRIHSINLLPIQEEIVQNCPEEEITILVRRFMMRLAELVAKDTGSLMLITGENIGQVASQTAEALVVTDASVQMPVMRPLIAMDKVDIMDLAKQIGTYDTSILPYEDCCTVFLPKHPSTKPKLNQILESESHLNVEELIRAAFESRESVMIYGKE from the coding sequence ATGTCAGATAAAAGAAATACTTACATCGTACGCTGCGGTGAAGTCGCATTAAAAGGAATGAACAAACCATATTTTGAACGGATGCTGGTAGACCGTATCCGTAAAATAATGAAAAAATTTCAGGATATAGAGGTACGAAGAGAAGAAGGCCTTATCTTTGTAAAAACACCAGATAGTTTGAATAAAGATATTGTTACCGGAGAAATCTCCAGGGTTTTTGGTGTAGCTTCTATCAGCCCTGCCGTAGAAATTGATATTTCTGAAGGAGATGCAGAAGAGATACTGGATAAGATAGGACAAGAAGCAGTTTCCTATATGCTTGGCTTAATTAAAGAAAAGGGAATTCAGACGTTTAAAGTGGATGCCAAAAGAGCCAATAAAGCGTTCCCGATAGAGTCGCCGCAGATTGGACGAATTATTGGAGCAAAGATTTTGATTGGGTGTAAAGTATTGAAGGTAGACGTTCATAAACCTGATTGTAAACTATTTATTTCGGTTAGAAGAGAAAAAGCATATGTGTTTGAACAAAAGGTATCCGGTTTCGGAGGACTGCCCCTTGGAACAAATGGAAAAGGAATGGTTCTGCTCTCTGGCGGGATTGACAGTCCGGTAGCTGCGTTTATGATGGCAAAGCGAGGTATGATGATTGAAGCAGTCCACTTTCATTCCTATCCATATACCAGTGAGCGGGCATGGGATAAGGTACAGGATTTAGCACGTATAGTAGCCGGATACTGTGGAAGAATTCGGATTCACAGCATAAATTTATTGCCGATTCAAGAGGAAATTGTGCAAAATTGCCCTGAAGAAGAAATTACAATTTTGGTACGGCGATTTATGATGCGTTTGGCTGAATTGGTGGCAAAAGATACAGGAAGTCTGATGCTGATAACCGGAGAAAATATTGGACAAGTTGCAAGTCAGACTGCTGAGGCTTTGGTTGTAACGGATGCATCGGTTCAAATGCCGGTTATGCGACCTTTGATTGCGATGGATAAAGTCGATATTATGGATTTGGCAAAACAAATTGGCACGTATGATACCTCTATTTTACCATATGAGGATTGCTGTACGGTATTTTTACCAAAGCACCCATCAACAAAACCTAAATTAAATCAAATTTTGGAATCAGAAAGCCATTTAAATGTAGAAGAGTTGATTCGGGCTGCGTTTGAAAGCAGAGAATCGGTTATGATTTATGGGAAAGAGTAA
- a CDS encoding 3-hydroxybutyrate dehydrogenase, with protein sequence MLNKKVAIVTGAASGIGFSVSEMLAQSGAKVIMADVNEEKLKESADQFGQSYYCADLSKRESCKSLVDFALEKHGKVDILINVAGIQTVSPIEEFPEDKWDFMISLMLTAPFLLTKYVWPSMKEQNWGRIINLNSIHGLVASEFKSAYVSAKHGLTGLTKTAALEGGAYGITVNSICPAYVRTPLVDNQIAAQAENHGISKDEVVSKIMLQKAAVKTLLEPSTVAEVVKFLCSDAGNNITGSALTIDGGWTAG encoded by the coding sequence ATGTTAAACAAAAAAGTTGCTATCGTTACAGGCGCTGCCAGTGGAATCGGATTTTCTGTATCAGAAATGCTGGCGCAATCCGGTGCTAAGGTTATTATGGCAGACGTCAATGAGGAAAAATTAAAAGAATCAGCAGATCAATTCGGTCAAAGCTACTATTGTGCAGATTTAAGTAAGCGAGAATCCTGCAAATCTTTAGTGGATTTTGCCCTTGAAAAACATGGAAAGGTTGATATTTTGATCAATGTAGCTGGAATCCAGACCGTTTCTCCAATTGAAGAATTTCCAGAAGATAAATGGGACTTTATGATTTCCCTTATGCTGACAGCTCCTTTCTTACTTACAAAGTATGTATGGCCTTCCATGAAGGAACAGAATTGGGGGCGCATCATTAATCTAAATTCAATCCACGGCTTAGTCGCTTCTGAATTTAAATCGGCCTATGTTTCAGCGAAACATGGATTGACCGGTTTAACAAAAACAGCAGCTTTAGAAGGCGGTGCTTATGGAATCACAGTTAATTCTATTTGTCCGGCTTATGTCCGCACCCCTTTAGTTGATAATCAAATTGCCGCGCAAGCAGAAAATCACGGCATTTCTAAAGATGAAGTTGTAAGCAAAATTATGCTTCAAAAAGCAGCAGTCAAAACACTTCTTGAACCTTCAACCGTCGCAGAAGTTGTAAAATTCCTCTGCTCAGATGCAGGAAATAATATTACTGGCTCCGCATTGACAATTGATGGTGGCTGGACAGCTGGTTGA
- a CDS encoding cysteine desulfurase family protein: MIVYLDNSATTKQYDKVTEDMTRCMKENFGNPSSLHRLGIEAEREVKAVRKAVSNILHAKEEEIYFTSGGTESDNTAIFGAAQAGKRKGKKIITSKIEHPAVLEMCRYLEQKEGFQVVYIDVDKKGKINLEQLEEEIDEQTILITIMHVNNELGTIQPISEVGRMKKESTLFHTDAVQSFGKEKINLDSSSVDLLSISGHKIHGPKGIGALYIKRGIHIPAFFYGGGQERGFRSGTENVPAIVGLGSAAQILFNDFEEKQTHVTQVRKHLLEGIKASISDIQVNSPEDESCSPYILNVSFLGCRAEVLLHSLEQKGIYVSTGSACSSKKKGSHVLKAAGLSDEAMEGAVRFSFSEENTTEEMDYVLIEIKKAVETMRKLRGSIGKKRR, from the coding sequence ATGATTGTATATTTAGATAACAGTGCAACAACGAAACAATATGATAAAGTGACAGAAGACATGACCCGATGTATGAAAGAGAATTTTGGAAATCCCTCTTCACTGCATCGGTTAGGTATTGAGGCAGAAAGAGAAGTTAAGGCTGTAAGAAAGGCTGTTTCAAATATATTGCACGCAAAAGAAGAAGAAATTTATTTTACCTCAGGAGGAACGGAAAGTGATAATACAGCAATCTTTGGTGCAGCGCAGGCAGGAAAGCGAAAAGGGAAAAAAATAATTACATCGAAGATTGAGCATCCGGCTGTTTTAGAGATGTGTCGCTATTTAGAGCAAAAAGAAGGTTTCCAAGTCGTCTATATTGATGTAGACAAGAAGGGAAAAATTAATTTAGAACAATTGGAAGAAGAAATAGACGAGCAGACTATTTTGATTACTATCATGCATGTAAACAATGAGCTTGGTACCATTCAGCCAATTTCAGAAGTTGGAAGAATGAAGAAGGAATCAACTTTATTTCATACAGATGCTGTGCAGTCGTTTGGGAAAGAAAAAATTAATTTAGACAGCAGTTCGGTGGACTTGCTCTCCATTAGCGGGCACAAAATTCATGGACCGAAAGGAATTGGAGCACTGTATATAAAGCGAGGAATACACATTCCGGCTTTTTTTTACGGAGGAGGTCAGGAAAGAGGTTTTCGTTCAGGCACAGAAAATGTTCCTGCAATTGTTGGACTTGGAAGTGCGGCACAAATACTGTTTAACGATTTTGAAGAGAAACAAACACATGTGACACAAGTTCGAAAGCATTTACTTGAAGGAATCAAAGCGTCCATTTCAGATATTCAAGTCAACAGCCCAGAGGATGAGAGCTGCAGTCCTTATATTTTAAATGTGAGTTTTTTAGGATGTCGAGCGGAAGTGCTGTTGCATTCATTAGAGCAAAAGGGGATTTATGTGTCAACCGGCTCTGCTTGTTCTTCAAAAAAGAAAGGAAGCCATGTCTTAAAAGCTGCGGGATTGTCAGATGAAGCGATGGAAGGTGCTGTTCGATTTAGTTTTAGTGAAGAGAATACAACAGAAGAAATGGACTATGTATTGATAGAAATAAAAAAAGCCGTGGAGACAATGCGTAAGCTTCGCGGTTCAATTGGAAAAAAACGAAGATAA
- the spoIIAB gene encoding anti-sigma F factor has translation MKYKNEVKLQFPSHSENEAFSRAAVAAFAVQLDPTVEELTEIKTAISEAVSNAIIHAYDEAEDGLVTVEVKYTEDRRLIMIVSDDGVGIGDIEKAKEPLYTSKGGEERSGMGFTVMESFTDRLEITSKPGEGTKVTMMKQLDSLL, from the coding sequence ATGAAATATAAAAATGAAGTGAAATTGCAATTTCCAAGCCATTCGGAGAATGAGGCTTTTTCTCGAGCTGCAGTAGCTGCTTTTGCAGTGCAGCTGGATCCTACGGTTGAGGAATTAACGGAGATAAAAACAGCTATTTCAGAAGCGGTAAGCAATGCAATTATTCATGCATATGATGAAGCCGAAGACGGTTTAGTTACCGTTGAGGTGAAATATACAGAAGATCGTAGATTAATCATGATTGTTTCAGATGACGGTGTTGGAATTGGAGACATCGAGAAAGCGAAGGAACCACTCTACACGTCGAAGGGGGGAGAAGAACGCTCCGGTATGGGCTTTACCGTAATGGAAAGCTTTACAGACCGTTTGGAAATAACATCGAAGCCGGGAGAGGGGACAAAGGTAACGATGATGAAACAATTGGATTCATTACTATGA
- a CDS encoding sigma-70 family RNA polymerase sigma factor has protein sequence MIGNNAYSCKEDTYELIARAQRGEEDAKEDLIYQNTGLVKSIALKFIGSGYELDDLLQLGYIGLLKAVERFDTSYGVMFSTYAVPMILGEIKRYLRDDGRIKVGRQIKLDIKRMKKIQEEFCQKTSRYPKVSELAEEMEMDTEQILSLMEARDAMTSLESLDDPERCQQEYSDDFRDVEEKQVNMIQLKGIICHLAEQERQVVVLRYFKDMTQQQIATKLGISQVQVSRIEKRVLAFLRKEMQF, from the coding sequence ATGATTGGCAATAACGCCTATTCCTGCAAAGAAGATACATATGAATTGATCGCGCGGGCTCAACGTGGTGAGGAAGACGCAAAAGAAGATCTCATTTATCAGAATACGGGACTGGTAAAAAGCATTGCATTAAAATTTATTGGGTCAGGCTATGAGCTGGATGATTTGCTCCAGCTGGGATATATTGGTCTGTTAAAGGCAGTGGAGCGTTTTGATACCAGTTATGGTGTCATGTTTTCCACCTATGCAGTGCCGATGATATTGGGAGAAATTAAGAGATATTTGCGTGATGACGGCCGTATTAAGGTGGGACGTCAAATAAAGCTGGATATTAAGCGCATGAAAAAAATTCAAGAAGAATTCTGCCAAAAAACAAGCCGATACCCCAAGGTAAGTGAGCTGGCAGAAGAAATGGAAATGGATACGGAACAAATTCTCTCTCTTATGGAAGCAAGAGATGCGATGACAAGTTTAGAAAGCTTGGATGATCCGGAACGTTGCCAGCAGGAATACTCGGACGATTTTCGAGATGTAGAAGAAAAACAAGTAAACATGATACAGTTAAAGGGTATTATTTGTCATTTAGCCGAGCAAGAAAGGCAAGTTGTTGTATTGCGCTATTTTAAGGATATGACGCAACAGCAAATTGCAACAAAGCTTGGAATTTCACAGGTTCAAGTTTCACGTATTGAGAAGCGGGTGCTTGCATTTCTACGGAAAGAAATGCAGTTTTAG